In Streptomyces liangshanensis, the DNA window CTAAAGTGGGTCCGGAGCCCGGGGGGTCCGGGACGATGAACGGGACACACCAGCAGCAGGGAGCCCATGACGTGCGGCCGGTAGGCAGCAAGTACCTCCTGGAGGAGCCGCTCGGACGCGGCGCCACCGGTGTCGTCTGGCGGGCCCGTCAGCGCGAGACCGCGGGTGCCGAGGCGGCCGTCGCCGGCCAGCCCGGCGAAACCGTCGCGATCAAGGTCCTCAAGGAGGAGCTGGCCAACGACGCGGACGTCGTGATGCGGTTCCTGCGGGAGCGCTCCGTCCTCCTGCGCCTCACGCACCCCAACATCGTGCGCACCCGCGACCTGGTCGTGGAGGGCGATCTCCTCGCCCTCGTCATGGACCTCGTCGACGGCCCCGACCTGCACCGCTACCTGCGCGACAACGGGCCCTTCAGCCCCGTCGCCGCCTCCCTCCTCACCGCCCAGATCGCCGACGCGCTCGCCGCCAGCCACGCGGACGGCGTCGTCCACCGCGACCTCAAGCCCGCCAACGTCCTCCTCAAGGACGACAACGGGCAGATGCACCCGATGCTCACCGACTTCGGCATCGCGCGCCTCGCGGACTCGCCCGGCCTGACCCGTACCCACGAATTCGTCGGCACGCCCGCGTACGTCGCGCCCGAGTCCGCCGAGGGCCGCCCGCAGACCTCCGCCGTCGACATCTACGGCGCGGGCATCCTGATGTACGAACTGGTCACCGGCCACCCGCCGTTCGCCGGGGCGACCGCGCTGGAGGTGCTGCACCGCCACCTCAGCGAGGAGCCGCGCCGGCCCTCCACCGTGCCCGAGCCGCTCTGGACGGTCATCGAGCGCTGCCTGCGCAAGGACCCCGACCAGCGCCCGAGCGCCGTGAACCTGGCCCGCGCCCTGCGCGTCGTCGCCGCCGGTGTCGGCGTCCACTCCAGTGCCGCCCAGATCGACGCGGCGCTCGGCGTCGGCGCGCTCCTCGCGCCCGACCCGGCGCCCGCCGCCGTGCCGGAGACCCCGGGCGCCGCCGACCCGACCCAGGTCCTGCCCAGCAACGCCGCCGCCTTCGACCCGAACGCGGCGACCAGCTTCCTGCCCTCGGCCGGATACGCGGGAGCGGGCGCCCCCGGAGGTCCCGGCGGCCCCGGACAGGGCTACGGCCCGCCCGGGCAGAACGCCGACCCGACGTCGGTCATGCCGCCCGTACCCCCCGGGGAGCCGGACGGCCCGCACCCCTGGCAGAGCCAGCTCCAGGCAGCCAGGGACCGCAACGAACAGACCCAGGTCCAGTACCTCGACCCGAGCCAGGACCCGCTGCGCCGCCGCCCGCACCGCCCGCAGCCCCCGCGCCAGCAGCAGCCGCCCCCGCCCGCCCACCGGCAGGCGTCGCAGGGCTACCCGCCGCCCCCGCAGGCCCCGCAGCCGAGCCGGCAGCAGCAACAGCAGCCCCAGCCCCAGCAGCAGCGGTACGCCCCGCCCCCGCAGCAACAGCAGTACGCGCCGCCGCAGCCGCCGCCCCAGCAACCGGCGCCCCGGCAGCCGCGCGAGCCCCGCCAGCCCCGCCAGCGCAGCGCCAACCCCATGCGCATCCCGGGCCTCGGCTGCCTCAAGGGCTGCCTGTTCACCCTGGTGCTGCTCTTCGTGGGCGGCTGGCTGATCTGGGAGCTGACCCCGCTCCAGGACTGGATCGGCACCAGCAAGAGCTTCCTGTCGACGATCGGCGACGGCATCTCCGCGGTGTCGGAGTGGTTCTCGAGACTCGGGGATTCGACCGGCTCGCAGTGACCCTTTCGAGGGCAATACGGCGGCACGGACACCCCAGAAGCACACTTTTCGCCCCACGCAGGTGCGGGCGTGCCCGGGCCTGGGCACTGAACACCCCGATTGCCGCGTACTTTGAGGGGCAACGCCAGCCGCTGAGGGAGCAGTCTTGGCACGGAATATCGGCAGCCGGTACATCGCCCACCAGATCCTGGGACGGGGCAGCGCCGGCACGGTGTGGCTCGGCGAGGGGCCCGAAGGCCCCGTCGCCATCAAGCTGTTGCGCGAGGACCTGGCCTCCGACCAGGAGCTCGTCGGGCGCTTCGTCCAGGAACGCACCGCCCTGCTCGGTCTCGACCACCCCCGCGTGGTCGGCGTCCGCGACCTCGTCGTGGACGGCAACGACCTCGCGCTGGTCATGGAGTTGGTACGCGGCACCGACCTGCGCACCCGTCTCGACCGCGAGCGCCGGCTCGCCCCCGAGGCGGCCGTCGCGATCGTCGCCGACGTCGC includes these proteins:
- a CDS encoding serine/threonine-protein kinase is translated as MRPVGSKYLLEEPLGRGATGVVWRARQRETAGAEAAVAGQPGETVAIKVLKEELANDADVVMRFLRERSVLLRLTHPNIVRTRDLVVEGDLLALVMDLVDGPDLHRYLRDNGPFSPVAASLLTAQIADALAASHADGVVHRDLKPANVLLKDDNGQMHPMLTDFGIARLADSPGLTRTHEFVGTPAYVAPESAEGRPQTSAVDIYGAGILMYELVTGHPPFAGATALEVLHRHLSEEPRRPSTVPEPLWTVIERCLRKDPDQRPSAVNLARALRVVAAGVGVHSSAAQIDAALGVGALLAPDPAPAAVPETPGAADPTQVLPSNAAAFDPNAATSFLPSAGYAGAGAPGGPGGPGQGYGPPGQNADPTSVMPPVPPGEPDGPHPWQSQLQAARDRNEQTQVQYLDPSQDPLRRRPHRPQPPRQQQPPPPAHRQASQGYPPPPQAPQPSRQQQQQPQPQQQRYAPPPQQQQYAPPQPPPQQPAPRQPREPRQPRQRSANPMRIPGLGCLKGCLFTLVLLFVGGWLIWELTPLQDWIGTSKSFLSTIGDGISAVSEWFSRLGDSTGSQ